The following are from one region of the Silurus meridionalis isolate SWU-2019-XX chromosome 25, ASM1480568v1, whole genome shotgun sequence genome:
- the napaa gene encoding N-ethylmaleimide-sensitive factor attachment protein, alpha a gives MDHSGKEKEAMALVAEADKNMRMSGLLFGTFLGKSSKAEEACDMYTKAANMFKMAKNWRAAGDAFCKTAKVHLKTNNKHNAAVSFVDAGNAYRKTDPQDAIKCLSRAIDIYTDMGRFTIAAKHHVTVAEIYESELQDINKAVAHYEQAGDYYKGEESTSSANKCLLKVAMYAAQLEKYQKAIQIFEQIGTYCMDNTLLKYGAKDHFFKAALCHFCVDALNAKLAVQRYEEMFPAFSDSRECKLVKKLLNAHEEQDVDAYENAVKEFDSILRLEQWNTTMLLRIKEGIQRDESDLR, from the exons ATGGATCATTCTgggaaagaaaaggaagcaaTGGCTCTAGTCGCTGAAGCGGACAAGAACATGAGAATGTCTGGATTGTTATTCGGGACGTTTTTAGG AAAGTCTTCCAAGGCAGAGGAAGCCTGTGACATGTACACGAAGGCTGCGAATATGTTCAAGATGGCCAAGAACTGGCGCG ctgcagGGGATGCGTTCTGCAAAACTGCAAAAGTGCActtgaaaacaaacaacaagCACAACGCTGCTGTCAGCTTCGTCGACGCTGGAAATGCGTACAGAAAGACTGATCCACAAG ATGCCATCAAGTGTTTGAGTCGGGCCATAGATATTTACACAGATATG GGACGTTTCACCATTGCAGCGAAGCACCACGTCACTGTAGCTGAAATCTATGAGTCTGAATTACAGGACATTAATAAG GCAGTTGCGCATTATGAGCAGGCTGGTGATTACTACAAAGGAGAAGAGTCTACAAG CTCTGCCAACAAGTGTCTTCTTAAAGTGGCGATGTACGCGGCCCAGCTTGAAAAATACCAAAAAGCGATACAGATATTTGAGCAG atTGGGACCTACTGCATGGACAACACACTGCTGAAGTATGGGGCTAAAGATCACTTCTTCAAGGCAGCACTGTGTCACTTCTGTGTCGATGCACTGAATGCCAAG CTGGCCGTGCAGCGATACGAGGAAATGTTTCCCGCCTTCTCGGACTCCAGGGAGTGCAAACTCGTAAAG AAACTTCTTAACGCACATGAGGAACAAGACGTCGACGCATATGAGAATGCT GTTAAGGAGTTTGACTCGATCTTACGGCTGGAACAGTGGAACACCACGATGTTGCTGAGAATCAAAGAGGGCATTCAGAGGGATGAGAGCGACCTACGCTAA
- the rsph4a gene encoding radial spoke head protein 6 homolog A, translating to MERSVESRDDQRRQTAVCFKAFLLKKSTKTNLNLYDHLVRLLIRVMNERPENAVDVIEDLSHEVKRSMLQEKQSTLKDAPDATSAELLAEQQRALFSRGDEGAHDEIETPLPNVTELTYFLEQIGVGLGREEMQRILLALKQLVDMQPLERCRFWGKILGIEGNYIVAEVEVRDGEDEEEEEVETMHAKEKEGEAQEEDELDPFPKSSFKPPTTIPKEPRRSGTNKFTYFVCREPGLPWVRLPDVTPAQITVARKIRKLFTGRLDAPIVSYPPFPGNEANYLRAQIARISAGTQVSPLGFYQFREEEGEEEEEGARDSVEENPDFEGMPMQEMAESLSAWVHHIQHILLQGRCAWVNLAEKTEDLLEEDMDEEEKEEEPDEPEPEVGPPLLTPLSEDAEVNNTIPWSTRISSNLISQYAIAFVRSNLWPGAYAYVCGKKFENIYIGWGLKFLGEGFNPALPPSPQPEYPSGPEITEEIDPSVQEEEALREAQEEKEAALEGNDALEAEDEEEEEEGEEDDEEN from the exons ATGGAGAGATCCGTGGAATCACGAGATGACCAAAGGCGACAGACTGCGGTTTGCTTCAAAGCTTTTCTCttgaaaaaaagcacaaaaaccaACCTCAACCT ctATGACCACCTGGTTCGTCTGCTCATCCGAGTGATGAACGAGCGCCCCGAGAACGCGGTGGATGTGATAGAAGATCTGAGCCATGAGGTGAAGAGGAGCATGCTGCAGGAGAAGCAAAGCACACTGAAGGACGCTCCGGACGCAACCTCCGCTGAGCTGCTGGCTGAACAACAGAGGGCGCTGTTTAGCCGCGGTGACGAGGGAGCCCACGATGAG ATAGAGACACCTCTGCCCAACGTGACTGAGTTGACGTACTTCCTGGAGCAGATTGGGGTTGGTCTGGGCCGGGAGGAGATGCAGAGGATCCTTCTGGCTCTAAAGCAGCTGGTGGACATGCAGCCTTTGGAACGCTGCCGATTCTGGGGCAAAATCCTTGGTATAGAAGGAAACTATATAGTGGCTGAGGTGGAAGTCAGGGAtggtgaggatgaagaggaagaagaagtggagacCATGCATgctaaagagaaagagggagaagcTCAAGAGGAAGATGAG CTGGATCCATTCCCCAAGTCAAGCTTCAAGCCTCCAACAACAATCCCTAAGGAGCCTCGTCGCTCTGGTACAAACAAGTTCACCTACTTTGTGTGCAGAGAACCTGGCCTGCCCTGGGTCCGTCTTCCTGACGTCACCCCTGCTCAGATCACAGTCGCACGTAAAATCCGCAAACTTTTCACCGGGCGCCTGGATGCTCCGATTGTGAGCTATCCACCCTTCCCAGGCAATGAGGCCAACTACCTGCGTGCCCAGATCGCCCGCATCTCAGCGGGCACTCAAGTCAGTCCACTGGGTTTTTATCAGTTcagggaggaggagggagaagaggaagaggaaggtgcACGAGACAGCGTCGAAGAAAACCCTGACTTCGAGGGAATGCCCATGCAAGAGATGGCAGAGTCGCTGTCTGCATGGGTTCACCACATACAGCACATTCTCCTGCAG GGTCGTTGTGCGTGGGTCAATCTGGCCGAAAAGACAGAGGACCTCCTTGAAGAAGACATGgatgaagaggagaaggaggaagagccTGATGAGCCTGAGCCTGAGGTCGGCCCGCCGCTTCTCACACCTCTTTCTGAGGATGCAG AGGTAAATAACACTATTCCTTGGAGTACCAGGATCTCCTCAAACCTAATCTCCCAGTATGCCATTGCTTTTGTGCGATCCAACCTGTGGCCTGGAGCCTACGCATACGTGTGCGGCAA GAAGTTTGAGAACATATACATCGGCTGGGGGCTGAAATTCTTGGGTGAGGGCTTTAACCCGGCCCTGCCTCCTTCCCCACAGCCTGAGTACCCCAGTGGCCCTGAGATTACAGAGGAAATTGACCCCAGTGTGCAGGAGGAAGAGGCTCTAAGGGAAGCCCAAGAGGAGAAGGAAGCCGCCCTGGAAGGCAACGATGCATTGGAGGCcgaggatgaagaagaggaggaggagggggaggaggatGACGAAGAAAACTAA
- the sympk gene encoding symplekin isoform X2, with translation MDSSSGEKQRGSVASQFLTRTEDAAIDMTTNEKVVDLLNQAALMATDDKLTALKQVQELIINKDPSLLDNYLDEMLAFQNDKSIEVRKFVIGFIEEACKRDNELLLKLLGNLNMVLRDDSVNVVKKAILTLTQLYKVTLQWLLRMKTISDVQEGCWDMVTQMKGEVLALLDSDNDGVRTHAIKFTESLIITLSPRTSDSDVPKKQEGDISLDKVPKDHSYIHYDVLCEEGKSALEQLLKFMVHPAISSINLTTALGSLATLARQRPMFMSEVIQAYETLHANLPPTLAKSQVSSVRKSLKLHLVSVLRHQSSVDFHSQISTLLLDLGMAQSEITRCIPAATQVRKRPRHEPYSEGKRIKMEPALIEDDDDKEEPVPIITPKPLATTGTQSAIDITAEFLLPLLTPENVANLVLISMVYLPDNMPASFQATYTPVESAGTDSQIKHLARLMATQMTSGGLGPGLEQCKARDEEGKEGEADAAVAETSSKDPIIIRKVSAVSLGQAISVVGSYKSEAMEETPQAKKLPEPILPSTQPKAPGSSGRKKVFRLADVVQPLSDTQLEKLTSMAVRRILQSEKAIARTGMSHVRVKLLARLITQFEGAMKDDMLRFILEDIRNRIDLAFALLYQEYNQYLSQVPSGSLESYEHCLFTLLSGLQERPEQRDGLFNKLVLEAPLITESALEVIRRYCEDESRVYLGMPTLKDLILKRPSRQFQYLHVLLDLSSHEKEKVRSAALNIIKWMYEKDHLRDYIEKFALNYMQLLVHPNPPSLLFGVGEDTEVAAPWTEETVRQCLYLYLSLLPLNHRLVHELAAVYTEAIADIKRSVLRVIEQPIRGMGMNSPDLLLLVENCPKGAETLVTRCLHILTDKVPPSPDLVERVRDLYHKRVPDVRFLIPVINGLEKKEVIQALPKLIKLNPIVVKEVFNRLLGTQHSEGSSSVSPLTPGELLIALHNIDSTKCDMKSIIKATNLCFGEKNVYTSEVLAVVMQQLMEQNPLPMLLMRTVIQSLTMYPRLGGFVMNILTRLIPKQVWKYPKVWEGFVKCCQRTKPQSYTVLLQLPPAQLSSVFERCPEMREPLLQHVRSFTPHQQAHIPSSIMAILEANSRMPEPEPPQQEPEHIKVQEERELHTQQFMRPITQVETRAPIVVAAPPELVPESVVRREEIEEPMEEGEAGSERLEIATEATTQETAEEPMETTITEPAENQQKEVVEEQGPEPETQANDPE, from the exons ATGGATTCAAGCTCTGGAGAAAAGCAGCGTGGCAGTGTGGCGTCACAGTTCCTCACCAGGACAGAGGATGCGGCTATAGATATGACTACTAATGAAAAG GTCGTGGACCTTCTGAACCAGGCCGCTTTAATGGCCACCGATGATAAACTCACTGCTCTTAAGCAG GTGCAAGAGCTGATTATTAATAAGGATCCTTCATTACTTGACAATTACTTGGAT GAGATGCTAGCATTTCAGAATGACAAATCAATAGAAGTGAGGAAATTTGTTATTGGTTTCATTGAAGAAGCATG TAAAAGGGACAACGAGCTGTTACTAAAGCTGTTGGGGAATTTGAACATGGTGTTGAGAGATGATAGTGTAAACGTTGTGAAGAAGGCCATCCTGACGCTCACTCAGCTTTACAAAGTGACACTGCAG TGGCTACTGCGCATGAAGACTATCTCAGACGTGCAGGAGGGATGCTGGGACATGGTGACCCAGATGAAGGGGGAGGTCCTGGCTCTGCTCGACTCGGATAACGACGGCGTTCGCACACACGCCATCAAATTTACAGAGTCGCTAATCATCACGCTGTCGCCTCGCACCTCCGATTCGGACGTCCCCAAGAAGCAGGAAGGGGACATCAGCCTGGACAAAGTTCCTAAGGACCATTCATATATTCACTATG ATGTTCTGTGTGAAGAAGGCAAGTCAGCTCTGGAGCAGCTCCTGAAGTTCATGGTTCACCCAGCCATCTCCAGCATTAATCTGACCACAGCTCTGGGCTCACTGGCCACTTTGGCTCGGCAGAGACCCATGTTCATGTCCGAGGTCATTCAAGCTTATGAGACTCTACATG CCAACCTGCCCCCAACGCTTGCCAAGTCGCAGGTGAGCAGCGTGCGCAAGAGCCTCAAGTTGCACCTGGTGTCCGTGCTGCGGCACCAGAGCAGCGTAGACTTCCACAGCCAGATCTCCACACTCCTGCTGGATCTGGGAATGGCCCAAAGCGAGATTACCCGCTGCATTCCTGCCGCCACACAGGTCCGCAAGAGACCGCGGCATGAGCCTTACAGCGAGGGCAAGAGGATCAAAATGG AACCCGCTCTGATTGAGGATGATGACGATAAAGAGGAGCCGGTACCCATCATCACACCCAAGCCATTGGCCACCACCGGGACGCAGTCTGCTATAGACATCACAGCAGAGTTCCTGCTGCCTCTGCTCACTCCAGAGAACGTGGCCAACCTG GTGCTCATCAGCATGGTTTACCTGCCAGACAACATGCCAGCCTCCTTCCAAGCTACTTACACACCTGTGGAGTCAGCAGGCACAGATTCCCAAATCAAACATCTGGCCAGGCTCATGGCCACGCAGATGACCTCAGGGGGACTTGGACCTG GTCTGGAGCAGTGCAAAGCCCGCGATGAAGAAGGAAAGGAGGGTGAGGCCGACGCTGCCGTGGCGGAGACCAGCTCTAAAGACCCCATTATCATCCGGAAAGTGTCAGCTGTGTCTCTGGGCCAGGCCATCTCCGTAGTGGGGTCCTACAAGAGTGAAGCTATGGAGGAGACGCCCCAGGCCAAGAAACTCCCAGAACCCATTTTGCCTTCTACACAGCCCAA AGCACCGGGGAGCAGCGGAAGAAAGAAAGTCTTCAGGTTGGCTGATGTGGTCCAGCCGTTGTCCGACACCCAACTGGAGAAGTTAACCAGCATGGCTGTCCGACGAATTCTCCAATCTGAAAAGGCAATTGCAAGAACTGGAATGTCCCAT GTTCGTGTAAAGTTGCTAGCAAGATTGATCACTCAGTTCGAGGGTGCAATGAAGGATGACATGCTGCGTTTCATCCTGGAGGATATCCGGAACCGCATCGACCTAGCTTTCGCTCTTCTCTATCAGGAGTACAACCAGTACTTGAGCCAGGTGCCATCAGGCTCTCTGGAGAGCTACGAGCACTGCTTGTTCACGCTGCTTTCAGGCTTACAGGAGCGGCCTGAACAGAGAGACGG GCTCTTCAATAAGTTGGTGCTTGAGGCTCCTCTGATCACAGAGTCAGCGCTGGAGGTGATCCGGCGCTACTGTGAGGACGag TCTCGTGTTTACCTCGGCATGCCCACTCTAAAAGATCTCATCCTGAAACGCCCCTCCAGACAGTTTCAGTACCTCCACGTTCTCCTGGACCTCAGCTCTCAcgagaaagaaaaa GTGCGCTCGGCAGCCCTGAACATCATCAAGTGGATGTACGAGAAGGACCACCTGCGAGACTACATTGAGAAGTTTGCCCTGAACTACATGCAGCTTCTCGTTCACCCGAATCCGCCCTCGTTGCTGTTCGGGGTCGGAGAGGACACAG AGGTGGCAGCTCCCTGGACAGAGGAGACCGTGAGACAGTGTCTGTACCTCTACCTCTCCCTTCTTCCTCTCAACCACCGCTTGGTCCACGAGTTAGCTGCGGTCTACACCGAAGCTATCGCTGACATCAAGCGGAGCGTGCTCCGTGTCATCGAGCAGCCT ATTAGAGGAATGGGAATGAACTCTCCTGATCTGCTGCTGCTGGTTGAAAACTGTCCCAAGGGGGCAGAGACTCTGGTCACTCGCTGTCTACACATACTGACTGATAAAG TCCCTCCATCTCCAGACCTGGTTGAGCGAGTACGGGATCTCTATCACAAACGAGTGCCAGATGTGCGTTTCCTCATTCCAGTCATCAACGGCCTGGAAAAG AAAGAGGTGATCCAGGCATTGCCCAAACTTATCAAGCTCAACCCCATAGTAGTCAAGGAGGTCTTCAATCGCTTGCTGGGGACACAACACA GTGAAGGCAGTTCTTCCGTGTCCCCTCTGACTCCTGGCGAACTCCTCATCGCTCTGCATAACATCGACTCCACCAAATGCGACATGAAGTCCATCATTAAAG CTACGAACCTGTGCTTTGGTGAGAAGAACGTGTACACGTCGGAGGTGCTGGCCGTGGTCATGCAGCAGCTGATGGAGCAGAATCCTCTCCCCATGCTGCTCATGCGGACCGTCATCCAGTCACTTACAATGTACCCTCGCCTGGGTGGCTTCGTCATGAACATCCTCACTCGCCTGATCCCCAAACAG gtttggaAGTACCCCAAGGTGTGGGAAGGATTTGTGAAGTGCTGCCAGCGCACCAAGCCACAGTCCTACACCGTTCTGCTTCAGTTGCCACCAGCGCAGCTTTCCAGCGTTTTCGAGCGCTGCCCTGAGATGAGAGAGCCTCTCCTTCAGCATGTCCGCTCCTTTACCCCACACCAG CAAGCCCACATTCCGTCCTCCATCATGGCTATTCTGGAGGCTAACAGTCGGATGCCTGAGCCTGAACCACCACAGCAGGAACCTGAGCACATAAAAGTGCAGGAGGAAAGAGAG TTACACACCCAACAGTTTATGAGGCCCATAACCCAGGTGGAAACTCGAGCTCCAATTGTAGTAGCAGCTCCTCCTGAACTAGTGCCTGAGTCAGTAGTCAGAAGAGAGGAAATAGAGGAGCCTATGGAGGAAGGAGAGGCGGGTTCAGAACGTCTCGAGATTGCCACCGAAGCCACAACGCAA GAAACAGCAGAGGAACCAATGGAGACGACTATTACTGAGCCTGCAGAAAACCAGCAGAAAGAGGTGGTAGAGGAACAAGGCCCAGAACCCGAAACACAAGCAAACGATcctgaataa
- the sympk gene encoding symplekin isoform X1: MDSSSGEKQRGSVASQFLTRTEDAAIDMTTNEKVVDLLNQAALMATDDKLTALKQVQELIINKDPSLLDNYLDEMLAFQNDKSIEVRKFVIGFIEEACKRDNELLLKLLGNLNMVLRDDSVNVVKKAILTLTQLYKVTLQWLLRMKTISDVQEGCWDMVTQMKGEVLALLDSDNDGVRTHAIKFTESLIITLSPRTSDSDVPKKQEGDISLDKVPKDHSYIHYDVLCEEGKSALEQLLKFMVHPAISSINLTTALGSLATLARQRPMFMSEVIQAYETLHANLPPTLAKSQVSSVRKSLKLHLVSVLRHQSSVDFHSQISTLLLDLGMAQSEITRCIPAATQVRKRPRHEPYSEGKRIKMEPALIEDDDDKEEPVPIITPKPLATTGTQSAIDITAEFLLPLLTPENVANLVLISMVYLPDNMPASFQATYTPVESAGTDSQIKHLARLMATQMTSGGLGPGLEQCKARDEEGKEGEADAAVAETSSKDPIIIRKVSAVSLGQAISVVGSYKSEAMEETPQAKKLPEPILPSTQPKAPGSSGRKKVFRLADVVQPLSDTQLEKLTSMAVRRILQSEKAIARTGMSHVRVKLLARLITQFEGAMKDDMLRFILEDIRNRIDLAFALLYQEYNQYLSQVPSGSLESYEHCLFTLLSGLQERPEQRDGLFNKLVLEAPLITESALEVIRRYCEDESRVYLGMPTLKDLILKRPSRQFQYLHVLLDLSSHEKEKVRSAALNIIKWMYEKDHLRDYIEKFALNYMQLLVHPNPPSLLFGVGEDTEVAAPWTEETVRQCLYLYLSLLPLNHRLVHELAAVYTEAIADIKRSVLRVIEQPIRGMGMNSPDLLLLVENCPKGAETLVTRCLHILTDKVPPSPDLVERVRDLYHKRVPDVRFLIPVINGLEKKEVIQALPKLIKLNPIVVKEVFNRLLGTQHSEGSSSVSPLTPGELLIALHNIDSTKCDMKSIIKATNLCFGEKNVYTSEVLAVVMQQLMEQNPLPMLLMRTVIQSLTMYPRLGGFVMNILTRLIPKQVWKYPKVWEGFVKCCQRTKPQSYTVLLQLPPAQLSSVFERCPEMREPLLQHVRSFTPHQQAHIPSSIMAILEANSRMPEPEPPQQEPEHIKVQEERELHTQQFMRPITQVETRAPIVVAAPPELVPESVVRREEIEEPMEEGEAGSERLEIATEATTQMETPEIESASTSVPQETAEEPMETTITEPAENQQKEVVEEQGPEPETQANDPE; this comes from the exons ATGGATTCAAGCTCTGGAGAAAAGCAGCGTGGCAGTGTGGCGTCACAGTTCCTCACCAGGACAGAGGATGCGGCTATAGATATGACTACTAATGAAAAG GTCGTGGACCTTCTGAACCAGGCCGCTTTAATGGCCACCGATGATAAACTCACTGCTCTTAAGCAG GTGCAAGAGCTGATTATTAATAAGGATCCTTCATTACTTGACAATTACTTGGAT GAGATGCTAGCATTTCAGAATGACAAATCAATAGAAGTGAGGAAATTTGTTATTGGTTTCATTGAAGAAGCATG TAAAAGGGACAACGAGCTGTTACTAAAGCTGTTGGGGAATTTGAACATGGTGTTGAGAGATGATAGTGTAAACGTTGTGAAGAAGGCCATCCTGACGCTCACTCAGCTTTACAAAGTGACACTGCAG TGGCTACTGCGCATGAAGACTATCTCAGACGTGCAGGAGGGATGCTGGGACATGGTGACCCAGATGAAGGGGGAGGTCCTGGCTCTGCTCGACTCGGATAACGACGGCGTTCGCACACACGCCATCAAATTTACAGAGTCGCTAATCATCACGCTGTCGCCTCGCACCTCCGATTCGGACGTCCCCAAGAAGCAGGAAGGGGACATCAGCCTGGACAAAGTTCCTAAGGACCATTCATATATTCACTATG ATGTTCTGTGTGAAGAAGGCAAGTCAGCTCTGGAGCAGCTCCTGAAGTTCATGGTTCACCCAGCCATCTCCAGCATTAATCTGACCACAGCTCTGGGCTCACTGGCCACTTTGGCTCGGCAGAGACCCATGTTCATGTCCGAGGTCATTCAAGCTTATGAGACTCTACATG CCAACCTGCCCCCAACGCTTGCCAAGTCGCAGGTGAGCAGCGTGCGCAAGAGCCTCAAGTTGCACCTGGTGTCCGTGCTGCGGCACCAGAGCAGCGTAGACTTCCACAGCCAGATCTCCACACTCCTGCTGGATCTGGGAATGGCCCAAAGCGAGATTACCCGCTGCATTCCTGCCGCCACACAGGTCCGCAAGAGACCGCGGCATGAGCCTTACAGCGAGGGCAAGAGGATCAAAATGG AACCCGCTCTGATTGAGGATGATGACGATAAAGAGGAGCCGGTACCCATCATCACACCCAAGCCATTGGCCACCACCGGGACGCAGTCTGCTATAGACATCACAGCAGAGTTCCTGCTGCCTCTGCTCACTCCAGAGAACGTGGCCAACCTG GTGCTCATCAGCATGGTTTACCTGCCAGACAACATGCCAGCCTCCTTCCAAGCTACTTACACACCTGTGGAGTCAGCAGGCACAGATTCCCAAATCAAACATCTGGCCAGGCTCATGGCCACGCAGATGACCTCAGGGGGACTTGGACCTG GTCTGGAGCAGTGCAAAGCCCGCGATGAAGAAGGAAAGGAGGGTGAGGCCGACGCTGCCGTGGCGGAGACCAGCTCTAAAGACCCCATTATCATCCGGAAAGTGTCAGCTGTGTCTCTGGGCCAGGCCATCTCCGTAGTGGGGTCCTACAAGAGTGAAGCTATGGAGGAGACGCCCCAGGCCAAGAAACTCCCAGAACCCATTTTGCCTTCTACACAGCCCAA AGCACCGGGGAGCAGCGGAAGAAAGAAAGTCTTCAGGTTGGCTGATGTGGTCCAGCCGTTGTCCGACACCCAACTGGAGAAGTTAACCAGCATGGCTGTCCGACGAATTCTCCAATCTGAAAAGGCAATTGCAAGAACTGGAATGTCCCAT GTTCGTGTAAAGTTGCTAGCAAGATTGATCACTCAGTTCGAGGGTGCAATGAAGGATGACATGCTGCGTTTCATCCTGGAGGATATCCGGAACCGCATCGACCTAGCTTTCGCTCTTCTCTATCAGGAGTACAACCAGTACTTGAGCCAGGTGCCATCAGGCTCTCTGGAGAGCTACGAGCACTGCTTGTTCACGCTGCTTTCAGGCTTACAGGAGCGGCCTGAACAGAGAGACGG GCTCTTCAATAAGTTGGTGCTTGAGGCTCCTCTGATCACAGAGTCAGCGCTGGAGGTGATCCGGCGCTACTGTGAGGACGag TCTCGTGTTTACCTCGGCATGCCCACTCTAAAAGATCTCATCCTGAAACGCCCCTCCAGACAGTTTCAGTACCTCCACGTTCTCCTGGACCTCAGCTCTCAcgagaaagaaaaa GTGCGCTCGGCAGCCCTGAACATCATCAAGTGGATGTACGAGAAGGACCACCTGCGAGACTACATTGAGAAGTTTGCCCTGAACTACATGCAGCTTCTCGTTCACCCGAATCCGCCCTCGTTGCTGTTCGGGGTCGGAGAGGACACAG AGGTGGCAGCTCCCTGGACAGAGGAGACCGTGAGACAGTGTCTGTACCTCTACCTCTCCCTTCTTCCTCTCAACCACCGCTTGGTCCACGAGTTAGCTGCGGTCTACACCGAAGCTATCGCTGACATCAAGCGGAGCGTGCTCCGTGTCATCGAGCAGCCT ATTAGAGGAATGGGAATGAACTCTCCTGATCTGCTGCTGCTGGTTGAAAACTGTCCCAAGGGGGCAGAGACTCTGGTCACTCGCTGTCTACACATACTGACTGATAAAG TCCCTCCATCTCCAGACCTGGTTGAGCGAGTACGGGATCTCTATCACAAACGAGTGCCAGATGTGCGTTTCCTCATTCCAGTCATCAACGGCCTGGAAAAG AAAGAGGTGATCCAGGCATTGCCCAAACTTATCAAGCTCAACCCCATAGTAGTCAAGGAGGTCTTCAATCGCTTGCTGGGGACACAACACA GTGAAGGCAGTTCTTCCGTGTCCCCTCTGACTCCTGGCGAACTCCTCATCGCTCTGCATAACATCGACTCCACCAAATGCGACATGAAGTCCATCATTAAAG CTACGAACCTGTGCTTTGGTGAGAAGAACGTGTACACGTCGGAGGTGCTGGCCGTGGTCATGCAGCAGCTGATGGAGCAGAATCCTCTCCCCATGCTGCTCATGCGGACCGTCATCCAGTCACTTACAATGTACCCTCGCCTGGGTGGCTTCGTCATGAACATCCTCACTCGCCTGATCCCCAAACAG gtttggaAGTACCCCAAGGTGTGGGAAGGATTTGTGAAGTGCTGCCAGCGCACCAAGCCACAGTCCTACACCGTTCTGCTTCAGTTGCCACCAGCGCAGCTTTCCAGCGTTTTCGAGCGCTGCCCTGAGATGAGAGAGCCTCTCCTTCAGCATGTCCGCTCCTTTACCCCACACCAG CAAGCCCACATTCCGTCCTCCATCATGGCTATTCTGGAGGCTAACAGTCGGATGCCTGAGCCTGAACCACCACAGCAGGAACCTGAGCACATAAAAGTGCAGGAGGAAAGAGAG TTACACACCCAACAGTTTATGAGGCCCATAACCCAGGTGGAAACTCGAGCTCCAATTGTAGTAGCAGCTCCTCCTGAACTAGTGCCTGAGTCAGTAGTCAGAAGAGAGGAAATAGAGGAGCCTATGGAGGAAGGAGAGGCGGGTTCAGAACGTCTCGAGATTGCCACCGAAGCCACAACGCAA ATGGAAACACCTGAAATTGAATCTGCATCCACCTCTGTTCCCCAGGAAACAGCAGAGGAACCAATGGAGACGACTATTACTGAGCCTGCAGAAAACCAGCAGAAAGAGGTGGTAGAGGAACAAGGCCCAGAACCCGAAACACAAGCAAACGATcctgaataa